The nucleotide sequence GGGCGGCCAAGCCCCGGTGCGCACCCGCGCCCTGGATGCCGCCGCCGAATTGGTCAGCGGCTCCGGGTTGGCCGCAGCGACCCTGGATGCCATCGCCACGCGTGCGCACTGTTCGGTGCACAGCCTCTACGTGGTTTTTGGTGGCCGTGACGATCTGCTGCGGGCGTTGTTCGAACGGCACAGCCCGCTGCTGCAGATCGAAGACTTCTTCGACGATGGCCACGATGACCTGCCCGCCACGGTGCGCCGCCTCTACGGCCTGATTGCCCGCACCCTCAACCGCGAGCCCCGCGTGGCTCCCGCCCTGTTGGCCGAGGCGCTGGCCCGGCCCGATAGCCCGGCCATCCAGAATCTGTTGGGGCACAACGCCCCCCGCCTGCTGGCCACCCTGGGCGGCTGGCTGAGCGGCGAAGTGCAGGCTGGACGCATCCGCGACATCCCACTGCCGTTGCTCATCCAGCAGCTGATCGCCCCCATAGCGGTGCATCTGCTGGTGCGCCCGGCGGTGCCGCAACTTCCGGGACTGGAACTGCCCGACCTCGACACCGTCTGCGACGTCTTCACCGAGACGTTCCTGCGTGCGGTGGGTCAATCCAGGAAAAGGGGCTCAAGATGAGTGCATCGGATCCCACCCGCAAGGCGAGGGTGCTGCTCGGAGCGGTGTTCACCGGGGCGGGGATCGCGCACCTCGTCAAGCACGAATGGTTCGAAAGTCTGGTCCCCGAACAACTCTCGCGACGGCGCCGGCCCATAAGCGCGATCACCGCCGTCATTCAGATCGTCGGCGGCATCAGCATGTTCATCCCGCGCCTGCGCGTCGTTGCGCGTTGGGCCAACATCGGCTTGCTGCTGCCGACCCTGCCGGCGGCCGTCGACCAATTCAACCACCCCGAAGTCCTGCGCAGGACTGGGATTCCGCGGGCGCTTGCGCCGGTGCGCGCCGTCGCGCAGGCCGTCGTTGTCGCGCTCACGTGGTGGGCCACGCGCCGCGACATCGGCTAGGGCATCAGCGCCCAATCGTGCTCGGACGCGCTGGCCTGAGCCACGGTTGACGCCGGCTTGCGCAGCGGCCGGGAGCGTACCCGCTGCGGCCACCAGAACCAGCGGCCGAGCATCGCCGCGATCGACGGGGTCATGAACGACCGCACGATCAGGGTGTCGAACAGCAGACCCATGCCGATGGTGCTGCCGACCTGGGCCAGCGACATCAAAGCGGACAGCCCAAAGGAGAGCATGGTGAAGGCGAAGACCAGCCCGGCGGAGGTGACGACGGCGCCGGTGCCGGCCATGGATCGGATGATGCCGGTCTTGATGCCGGCGTGGATCTCCTCTTTGAACCGGGAAACCAGCAGCAGGTTGTAGTCCGATCCCACGGCCAGCAGGATAATCACCGACATGGCCAGGATCATCCAATGCAGTTGGATGCCAAGGATGTATTGCCAGATCAGCACCGACAGCCCGAACGAGGTTCCCAACGATAGCAGCACGGTGCCGACGATGACCGCCGAGGCGATCACGGCGCGGGTCAAGATCAGCATCACGATGAAGATCAAGATCAGCGCGCCGACGCCAGCGATCAGCAGGTCGTAGGTGGATCCTTGTTTCATGTCTTTGGCGATGGCCGCGGTGCCGCCGATGTAGATGCGGGCGTTCTCCAGCGGGGTGCCCTTGATGGCCTCGAACGTGGCGTTGCGGATCGCGTCGACGTGGGTGATGCCCTCGGGGCTGGCGGGATCACCGAGGTGAGAGATGATGAACCGCACCGCTTTTCCGTCCGGTGAGATGAACATGTCCATGCCCCGCTTGAAGTCGGGGTTGTCGAACACTTCCGGGGGCAGGTAGAACGAGTCGTCGTTTTTGGCGGTGTCGAAGGCCTGACCCATCGAGTTGCCCTTGCCCGCCATGGAGGCCTGTTGATCCTGCATCCCGGCCATCGTGGAATGCATCGACAGCATCATGGTGTGCATCGAGCGCATCATCGAGAGCATCGGCGTGAGCAGCTTGAGCATCTTGGGCATGATGGCGTCCATGCGGTCCATGTCAGGCATCAGCTCGCCGATTGCGTCGGACAGGACGTCGACGCCGTCCAGGGTGTCGAACACCGACCGCAACGCCTGGCATACCGGGATGTCGAAACAGTGCCTCTCCCAATAGAAGTAGCTGCGGATCGGCCGGAAGAAGTCGTCGAAGTCTGAGATGTGGTTCCGCAGGTCGTTCATTTCGGCGACCATGGTCTTCATCTGCCCGACGATATGGTGCATGATGCCGGTCATCTCC is from Mycobacterium conspicuum and encodes:
- a CDS encoding DoxX family protein codes for the protein MSASDPTRKARVLLGAVFTGAGIAHLVKHEWFESLVPEQLSRRRRPISAITAVIQIVGGISMFIPRLRVVARWANIGLLLPTLPAAVDQFNHPEVLRRTGIPRALAPVRAVAQAVVVALTWWATRRDIG
- a CDS encoding TetR/AcrR family transcriptional regulator — its product is MADDLVQAALRAADALGKDVADVPVIAIAREAGVSRSTLIRRLGGSRAALDEAVRAAGVDPGGQAPVRTRALDAAAELVSGSGLAAATLDAIATRAHCSVHSLYVVFGGRDDLLRALFERHSPLLQIEDFFDDGHDDLPATVRRLYGLIARTLNREPRVAPALLAEALARPDSPAIQNLLGHNAPRLLATLGGWLSGEVQAGRIRDIPLPLLIQQLIAPIAVHLLVRPAVPQLPGLELPDLDTVCDVFTETFLRAVGQSRKRGSR